A single genomic interval of Christensenellaceae bacterium 44-20 harbors:
- a CDS encoding glycosyltransferase family 2 protein produces the protein MKLIIQIPCYNEEQTLPAVFADLPKQIDGIDEIETLIIDDGSTDRTVEVAKELGVDHIVRFPNNRGLAKGFMAGLDACLRLGADIIVNTDGDNQYYGGDIPALVQPILEGKAEMVIGDRDTDSIEHFSSLKKKLQKAGSSVVRKASGSKVTDTTSGFRAYCRDAAMKVNVTSEYTYTLETIIDAGNKKLGLANVKIRTNEKLRESRLFKSMWGYIKRSAGTIIRVYTSKKPLKMFLGMALISLIIGLIPAVRYLYFFFCGTATGHVQSLIFASIFIMVSVVLAVFGMLADMISTNRKVLDEALYRIKKLEYDAQKNTPKENSR, from the coding sequence ATGAAGTTAATCATACAGATCCCCTGCTATAATGAAGAGCAAACGCTGCCCGCGGTTTTTGCCGATTTGCCAAAGCAAATTGATGGAATCGACGAGATCGAGACGCTCATTATCGACGACGGGAGCACGGATCGGACGGTGGAAGTGGCAAAAGAGCTGGGCGTGGACCATATCGTGCGGTTCCCCAACAACCGCGGGCTGGCCAAGGGTTTTATGGCCGGGCTGGACGCCTGCCTGCGGCTGGGCGCTGATATCATCGTCAATACAGACGGCGACAACCAGTATTACGGCGGGGATATTCCGGCGCTGGTACAGCCGATTCTGGAGGGAAAAGCCGAGATGGTCATCGGCGATCGGGATACGGACAGCATCGAGCATTTCTCCAGCCTCAAAAAGAAGCTGCAAAAGGCGGGCAGCAGCGTGGTGCGCAAGGCATCGGGCAGCAAAGTTACGGATACGACCAGCGGTTTTCGCGCCTATTGCCGGGATGCAGCCATGAAAGTCAACGTTACCAGCGAATACACCTATACGCTGGAGACGATCATCGATGCAGGCAACAAGAAGCTGGGGCTGGCGAACGTCAAGATCCGCACAAACGAAAAGCTGAGAGAGTCGCGCCTGTTTAAGAGCATGTGGGGCTATATCAAGCGTTCGGCCGGAACGATTATCCGGGTCTATACCTCCAAAAAGCCGCTGAAAATGTTTCTTGGCATGGCGCTGATCAGCCTGATCATCGGCCTGATTCCGGCAGTCCGCTATCTGTATTTCTTTTTCTGCGGCACAGCCACCGGGCATGTGCAGTCGCTGATTTTTGCATCTATTTTTATCATGGTTTCTGTGGTGCTGGCGGTTTTCGGTATGCTGGCAGATATGATTTCAACCAACCGCAAAGTGCTGGACGAAGCGCTTTACCGGATTAAAAAGCTGGAGTATGACGCGCAAAAAAATACACCCAAGGAGAATTCGCGTTGA
- a CDS encoding glycosyltransferase: protein MNRELRRIAVVGPVYPYKGGIAHYTGLLCKSLRGQFETQMISFEVQYPKILFRKEQKDFENNSFEVQDTKYILHTANPFSWGKCAREILARKPDLVIFQWWHPYFAPCYRSLLRKLRRGGVKTLFICHNVFPHERFPMDRTLTKMVLKKGDFFITHSKTDAADLRSIRRDAAVCEAVHPTYDAFQFQNLTQEEARQKLGLGGQEQVLLFFGFVREYKGLKHLIAALPGIAKRLPKVHLLIVGDFGKDKQEYLELIAQNNAEQFLTICDGYIPDQEVEQYFAASDLVVLPYESATQSGIAQIAYGFERPVVATNVGGLPDVVLHEKTGYLVPPRDPKALAEAVVRFFEEQKAEAFAENIRQEAARYSWDRMRENICSLWEQQE from the coding sequence TTGAACAGAGAGCTAAGGCGCATCGCCGTCGTTGGGCCGGTTTACCCGTATAAAGGGGGAATCGCGCACTATACCGGGCTTCTATGCAAAAGCCTGAGAGGGCAGTTCGAGACGCAGATGATCTCGTTCGAGGTGCAGTATCCCAAAATTCTCTTCCGCAAAGAGCAGAAGGATTTTGAGAATAACTCCTTTGAAGTGCAGGATACCAAGTACATTTTGCATACGGCCAACCCGTTTAGCTGGGGCAAATGCGCCAGGGAGATTTTGGCTCGAAAGCCGGATTTGGTCATTTTCCAGTGGTGGCATCCCTATTTTGCGCCCTGCTACCGGAGCCTGCTGCGCAAGCTGAGGCGAGGGGGCGTAAAGACGCTGTTTATCTGCCATAATGTCTTCCCGCACGAGCGCTTTCCGATGGATCGGACGCTGACCAAAATGGTGCTCAAAAAAGGCGATTTTTTCATCACCCATTCCAAAACAGATGCGGCAGATTTGCGCTCCATACGCCGGGATGCGGCGGTTTGCGAAGCAGTGCACCCAACCTACGATGCCTTCCAGTTCCAGAACTTAACGCAGGAAGAGGCAAGGCAAAAACTGGGGCTTGGCGGGCAGGAGCAGGTTTTGCTGTTCTTCGGGTTTGTGCGGGAGTATAAAGGGCTGAAGCATCTCATCGCCGCGCTGCCGGGGATTGCAAAGCGCCTGCCAAAGGTGCACTTGCTTATCGTCGGGGATTTTGGCAAGGACAAGCAGGAATATCTGGAGCTGATTGCGCAAAATAATGCAGAGCAATTCCTCACGATTTGCGATGGATATATCCCGGATCAGGAAGTGGAGCAGTATTTTGCGGCCAGCGATCTCGTGGTTCTGCCCTATGAATCTGCGACGCAGAGCGGCATTGCGCAAATCGCGTATGGGTTTGAACGGCCGGTGGTGGCGACGAATGTAGGCGGACTGCCGGATGTCGTTTTGCATGAAAAAACGGGCTATCTCGTGCCGCCGAGAGATCCCAAAGCGCTGGCAGAAGCTGTGGTGCGCTTTTTTGAAGAGCAAAAAGCGGAAGCGTTTGCGGAAAATATTCGGCAGGAGGCTGCCCGCTACTCCTGGGATAGAATGAGGGAAAACATCTGCTCGCTTTGGGAGCAGCAGGAATAG